In Litorilinea aerophila, the sequence CCGACTCTGGACGATCTCGTCCAGCCGGGCCTGGACCTCCGGCGAGAGGATCACCTCGGGCACGGCCACGTTGTCCACCCGCAGGCCATAGTTCTGGGCCAGTTTGTTGAGCTCGTCGTCGATGCACTCCCGCAGCTCATCCCGTGCCGTGCCGATGACCGCGTCGTCGAAGTTGCGGTTGCCCACGCACACCTTCATGGCCTGCTTGGCCCGATCTTCGATGCGCACCCGGGCGGCATCGTCGCTCAGGTAGAGCTCGCTGTATTCGGCCCAGAGGGACTTGAGCAGGTCCTTCTCCTCCAGGCGAGGCCGGAAGACATCCCCGGTCACCATCAGGCCGATGCGCTGCTTGTCCCTGGTGATCAGCTCTTCGTCACCCACGCTGAAGGGAATGGCCTGGCTGGAGACCCGCTTCAGCTCCACGAAGAGGCCGAAATCGCTGTAGACGCCAGGGCCCACCACATCTTTGATGCGCCCGCTTACAAATTGGACGCCCACCTCTCGCTCGTCGACCCGTTCGAAGAAGTAAAAGAACTGGCTGGAGAAGCTGAAGATCAGGAGCAACACGATGATGGCCAGCAACGCCAGCACGATGGGGCGCATGGGGAGGGAGAGTCGGGTTGAATTGGACATGGCGTGCCTTTCTGCAATCTGGTTGTCGAGACCTGTTGGAAGCCCCGGCAGAGATTCGTCGCTGGTTTCCGCCAGGAGGGATGTCGTTGAATTGCGGCTGTGGGATTTCCGCCCGCCTGTCGTAGCCCTGGGGCGGAAGCGGGTTGTGGCAAGGTCGGCCCCTTTCCCACAGCAGCCACTGTTTCTGGCCGACCTATTGTACCCGGGAACCGCCAATGCCCCAAGATAGCTGCCGGTACAACGACATTGGCCATTTGGGCCTTTGTGCCGGGATGACTACAATGTCAGGGATGGTGGGCCGATGGGCCCACAGAAACCGCCCCATGGCATGGGAGGAGCAATGGCCATTGAACGCCTGCCCGGCCTGGTGGATGCCCACGTGCATCTGCGAGAGCCGGGCTACGAACATAAAGAGGATTTCTACACCGGCACTGCCGCTGCCCTGGCTGGCGGCGTTACCACCGTGCTGGATATGCCCAACACCAACCCGCCCACATCCACGCCGGAACGCCTGGCGGAAAAGGCCCGGCTGGCCCAGGCCAAAGCCGTCTGCGATGTGGGCCTTTTCGTGGGCGCCACCCGCACCGAGGGCGACGCCTACCTGCCGGCCGCCCACCGGGCCTGCGGCCTGAAGATCTATGTCAACGACACCTTCGGCAGCCTGCGCATCGACACCCTGGATCTGCTGCATCGCCTCTTCCGCACCTGGGCCGAACGGGCCGCCCAGATCGGCTACCGCTCGCCCGAGAATCCCCACGGACTTGGCCCCGTGGCCGTCCACGCGGAAGAGCTCATGGTGCCCGCCTGCCTGGCCCTGAGCCAGCTCTACGACGTCCCCCTGCACGTGGTCCACGTGAGTCGGCGCAGCGAAATCGAGACCATCCGCCGGGCCAAGGAGCGGGGCGTGCAGGTGACCTGCGAGGCCACGCCCCATCACCTCTTCCTCAGCATGGAAGATCTCCCCCGTCTGGGGTCGCTGGGGGACATGCGGCCCCGGCTGGCCACCCCCGACGACGTGGCCGCACTTTGGGAGCACCTGGCGGCCATCGACATCTTCGCCACCGACCACGCGCCCCACACCCTGGCCGAGAAGGGGCTCCAGGGCCAGCCGGTGGAATCCCCACCGCCCGGCGTGCCCGGGGTGGAGACCATGCTGCCCCTGCTCCTCACCGCGGTCCACGCTGGCCGCCTCACCCTGGAGGACGTGGTCCAGCGCTGTGTCACCGCACCCCGCCGCATCTACGGCCTGCCCGAACAGCCGGACACGGTGGTGGAAGTGGATGTGGATGCCCACTACACCCTGGAAAACCAGGCCATGCACACCCGGGTGGGCTGGACGCCCTTCGCCGGCATGCCCGTCTACGGGCGGGTGCAGCGGGTCATCTTGCGGGGCAGGACCGTCTACGAGGAGGGCCGGGTGCTGGCCGAGCCGGGCAGCGGCCGGGTCCTGTTTCAACCCACGTGACAGAGATGTTGGGGCGCCGACGGAACATGCAACCGTCGGCTTTTTTATGGAAACCAACGAACGCCCAGTCGGTTCTTGGCGGCGAGCCCCACTATGGGGCAAACCCGCAACGTGAAAGGATAGCAAAGGAACAGGCCAATGGTAGATTCAAATGCAAAAGTGACCTTAAAAGATGTGGGGCAACAGCCCGGCCATAACCGGGACAACGGCTTCTACGGCCAGGACATCATCAGCGTCAGCCAGTTCGACCGCACCCGCCTGGAGTACATCTTCAACGTGGCCCACGAAATGCGGGTGCTGGTGGAGCGCTTCGGCAGCGCCGACCTCCTCCAGGGCAAGATCCTGGCCAACCTCTTCTACGAGCCCAGCACCCGCACCAGCTCTAGCTTCATGGCGGCCATGCTGCGCCTGGGCGGCCAGGTGATCCCCATCAACAACGTCCAGTACAGCTCGGTGACCAAAGGCGAAAGCCTGCCGGACACGGTGCGCACCCTGGAATGCTACGCCGACGTCATCGTCCTGCGCCACCCGGAGGTGGGCTCCGCGGCCACCGCCGCCCGCTACGCCAGCAAGCCGGTAATCAACGCCGGCGACGGTGTGGGCGAGCACCCCACCCAGGCCCTGCTGGACCACTTCACCATCGTGGAGGAGCTGGGCGGCGTGGATGGCCTCAAGGTGGCCATGGTGGGCGATTTGAAGTACGGCCGCACGGTCCACAGCCTGACCAAGCTGCTCACCAACTACGACGTGGAGTTCGTCTTCGTCAGCCCGGACATCCTGCGCATGCCCGAGGACGTGCTGGACGTGGTGCGGGCCTCGGGCCACCGCTTCACCGTCACCGAGGATGTCCACGACGTCATCGGCGAGGTGGATGTCCTCTACGTCACCCGGGTCCAGAAGGAGCGCTTCAGCGACCTGGCCGAGTACGACCGGGTGAAGGACCAGTACGTGGTGGACCCCGAGCTGATGCAGCGGGCCAAGGAGCGCATGATCGTGATGCACCCCCTGCCCCGGGTCAACGAGATCAGCTACGCGGTGGACGACGACCCCCGGGCCGCCTACTTCCGCCAGATGCGCAACGGCATGTACATCCGCATGGCCCTGCTGGCCGCCGTCCTGGGGAGGGCGTGAGGCTGACCGTGAGAACCCTGCACCCGGGTCACCCTGGAGCCCTCTTCCTGGCTGCCTTGCTCTGCCTGGCCGCCCTCCTGGCCGCGGGGACGCCCGCGGCCAGGGGCCAGTCTGAAAACGGCGACGAGGAAGTGGTCTACATCGGCCAGGACGGCGTGATCCGGGTGTGGGACCCCACCCCGGTGAACGGTCGGGAAGTCCAGTGGGTCAGCCCCTCCGCCGGCTGGATCGATCTGGCCCTGGGCGATTTCAACGCCGACGGCGACTTTGAGATCGTGGCCATCGGCGCGGACGGCGCCACGGGCAAGCTGGCTGTCTTCGACCCGGTGGTGGTGGGGCCGGCCCCCAATCCCGACCAGGTCATCAACGGCATCCCCTGGGATACCCTCTACGCGGTCAACCTGCCGGGGATCCCCTCCCTGGTGGCCACCGGCGAGTTCGACACCGCCCGGCCCGGCCACGAGATCATCTACAAATACCTCCTCCCGGTTCAGGATCGGGTCAAGCCCGACGACCCCTTCCGCTTCGTGATCCTGCGGGCAGCCGCCGCCCAGCCCGACGGCCGCAGCTGGAACGTCCTGACCACCCAAGACACGGGCAATGATTGGACCCAGGTGGCCGCCGGCAACCTGGACGGCAGCGGCATCGACGAGATCGCCCTGGTGGATCGGGAGCGGGGGAACCTGAGCGTCTACCGGGTGACGGCCAACGGCTTTGAGCGCTTCTACCGCAACTCTGCCCAGGAGCGGCCCTGGCAGGCGGTGGCCTTCGGCCAGTTCCTGGCGGGCGGGCCGGCCGAGCTGCTGGCGGTCCGTTCGGCCGACTCTCCCCTGGCCAACCTGCTGGCCTTCCAGTACGTGGCCGACACCCTGGACGACTTCTACAGCCGCTTCTTCCTGCCGCCGCCCAAATTCGTCTTCCTGGCCGATGTGGACGGCGACGGGGACGACGAAGCAGCCATGCTGCGGGTGGTGCGGCCGGAGTTCGAGCCCCGGGCTCGCCTCTTTATCCGTTCCAACAACCGGGATGACTGGATGGAGGACACCCTGGACGCGGACAACGGCTACCGGGTGGGCGCGGGCGGCGATGTGGATGGCGACGGCCGGGACGAGTTGGTGATCATGCGGGACAATCGCCTCCGCCTCTACACCCAGCCGGAGATCGATGTGTCCCGGGTAGAGCGGGAGGTGGGCACCAACGAACACAGCATCCAGATCGCCAACCTGGATGCCAACGGTGTGGGCGACCGCCCCCGGCTGGGCGCCGCGCCCACCACCCTCTCGGTGGAGCTGGTGGCCAACGCCGAAAGCGATCCCTACGGCATCGCCGTTTCGGATGTGACCACCGGCTCGGCGGTGCCCATCTCGGCGCGGCTGGAGAGCTCCGTTGCGTGGATCAGCAGCCTCTCCCTCTCCAGGGACACCACCCCGACCACGGTGGAGGTGCGCTTCAACGCCCGGGACCTTCCCCTGGGCACCCACACCACCCGGCTCATCGTGGAGGCCGAGGAGGCCGGCGTGGACAATTCACCCCTCTTCGTGAATCTGACGCTCACCGTTCGCCCCGGCCTGATCCTGGATCCGGAAAGCCTCAATTTTCACTACGTCCCGTGCGGCCCGAATTTGCCTGCCCAGACCCAGGCCCTGCACGTGGGTGGTACGGCCGGCCTGAGCTACGCCGCCACCATCACCGACGAGGCCGCCTGGCTGGAGCTGGACCAGGCCAGCGGCACCACGCCGGGCACGGTTCTGGTCACGGTGAATCCCAATGACCGCCCCGCCGACTTCGTGAGCACCGGCGTGCGGGTGGTGGCCAGCACCGAACAGGGCGTGGTGGAACAGGTGGCCCGGGTCAACCTCCTCTGTGCGGCCAGCCAGATCTTCCTGCCAGTCATCGCCCGCTAAGCCTCGCGCCGGGCGCGACTCGTCGGGGCGAAACATATTTCGTCCCCAAGCCGTTGCCATTCCTCCACCCGCCTGGGTGTGGCACCATCGGGCGGGCACGGGGGCCCGCCCCTACGGGATACCCACGCCCCCTCAAATCGGGCGCCACCGTGCGGCCTCTGGCCGCACCTACGGCACGGGATGCCATCCGCCTTGGGCCAATGGGGGGCGAAAAATCTGTGGAATCTCTGGTTCCTGCCATGGAACCAGCGCCGTTCTCCGGGTGAACGGCGTGCTCCTATGGGCGCGGAATCGCGATCTCCCCAATCTCCACCCCGTCCACCGGCCAGGGCCGCCAGGGGCGGCGGGCGGGAATGGCCAGGCCATCGCTGGTCCGCACCAGGCCGACCACCAGGCGATAGCGGCCTGGCGGCAGGTCCGGCGCCAGGGGCAGGTGCAGGCGATCCCACACGGGCACGCCGGCGGGCCACGCGCCGCTGGGGTAGCTGTCGCCGCCCAGGGGTTCCCGCCACTGCTGGCGCAGACGGCCCTGGCCATCCTGGAGCGACAGCACCGCGGCGTAGGTGTCCTGGTAGGGGCTGGGATTGGGCCGCCAGATGAGATCCAGTGTTACCGCAGCGCCGGGGGCCGGCGTGGGCGTCTGCACGCTGGCCTGGAGCAAGTCGATGTAGTCGAAGCGGGCCAGCCTGGGCCAGGCGGCCGGCAGGGGCAGCGCCTCGGGAGGGGGCGTCACCGTGACCTGGCCCAGCAGCCAGCGCTGGCCGAAGCGGCTGCGCTCTCCCTCGGGCACGGCCAGGGGTTCACCGTTCTCCCGCCGGTAGACCACCAGTTCCAACCGGTAGGTGCCGGGCCGCAGGGCCAGGGGGATGGGCAGGCCCAGCACCTGGATCTGCCCGGTGGCGGGCCATTCGGCCACGGGCGGCAAGGGTCCCTGATCCTGCTGGGCCCAGAGCTCGTCCTGGGCGTCGTAGAGACGCAGGCTCATGGCCAGATCGCCCGGGGGCTCTGTTGTCCGCGCCCAATCCAGCGCCACATAGAGCCAGGAGCCGGCCGCCTGTTCCTGGGGCTGCCAGTGTTGGATCAGCCGGAGCGGGTCGCCGAAGGTCACCCCATCGGCGATCGCGGGATCCGTGGGTGCGGCCGTGCCCTCCGTCTCGAAAAGCTGGAGCCGCAGGTAGTCCCGGCCCGGGTACGCCTGATCCAGCAGCAGCCGCCCGTGGTCGGCCAGCCAGGTCCGGATGAGCCCGTTGGGATCACTCACCGTGTCGTAGATACGATAGTGCCAGATGCGGCGGTAGTGGCTGGCCAGCTGTTCCAGGGCGGCCTCGGTCTCCTGGGCGTCCATGGCGAAGAAATCGCTGGTGGGGGAACCCCAGCCCAGTTGGGGGGAGCCGTCCACGCTACCGGTGCGTACCAGGGGTACGGTTTGGCGTCTCTCGGGCCGTGGGGGCACCCCCTTCGCGTAGTCGGTCAGGCGTTGCAGGGGGCCCAGGGGAGGGGGGAGGCTGTGGGCCGGGTCGGTCCACTGGGCGGGCCAGTAGGTGGTGAGGGCCGTGTAGGCCCAGCCTGCGTTGACCAGGATCACATCCCCTGGGCGCCAGGCCTGGGCCAGGTCGGCCACGGCCTGGCGGTGGTCGTCGCTATGGTAGCGGGGGTTCTGCCAGAACTGGTGGAGGCTCCAGCCGCTGGCCACCACCAGGAGCGCCGCCACGGTCGTCTCCAGGAGTTGGGAGCGTCGGCCCAGGGCCAGGATCGCGGCGGCGGCCATGAGCGCGAAGGGGGGGGCGTAGGTGAAGAGGTAGCGCACATGGTAGAGGGGGGTGACCGTCAGGCTGATGAGCAGGATGAGGGTCGGGGGCACCAGCACGTAGGCGGGCAGGATCCAGGCGGGTGGATTTTCGGCGACCCTTCCAGGGCGTCCCCACGACTTCTTCGTGTAGCCAAAATAGGCGAGCAGGAGAAGGATGGCGGCCAGGGCCCAGGGCCCGTAGCGACCGGCCGGCGGGCTCTGGCCCACCACCAGCGCACCCAGGGCTTCTGCCAGGGAGGCGGCCACGTCGGCGGCTCCCTGCCACGGGGGACGCCAGGGAGGAACCGGCGGCTCCAGGGCCTGGCGCACGAAGATGGGCAGCCAGGGGAGCCAGAGGAGCAGGGCGGCTGCCTGGGCGGCCAGCCACCGGCCCAGATCCCGACGCAGGGGGCGTCCCCGGCCCACGAGCCACATCATCGCGATCAGGTTGAGGGCGGCCAGGGCAAAGGCGAAGTAGTAGAGGGTGTAGAGGCCCAGCGCGGCCGCGCCGGCGTAGACGGCCAGCCAGCGATGTTGGGCTGGCCGCGTCCCGGCCGGTGCACCGATGGCCAGGGCCTGGAGCAGGGCCCACAGGCAGACCAGGCCCAGGCTGCTGCCCAGGGTGTACATGCGCACTTCCTGGCTATACCAGATCTGGAAGGGGTGGATGGCTGCCAGGCCCATCCCCAGCAGCGCAGCGGAGGGCCGTTGGTTGTGGTCCAGCAGGCGCCGGCCAATGGGGTAGAGCAGGGCGACGGTGAGCAGGCCGAACCAGAGGCTGGGCCAGGCCAGGATGAACTCCAGGCCGGTGGGGGGCAGGCCGGTTGGGGAAGCCCCGCCGGCCACCTGGAGCCAGAGATGGAGCAGGAGGTAGTAGCCGGGCGGGTGGATGTCGCCAGCGGTGTGGGCCAGCATGGCCGGGATGGGCTTGGCAGCCAGGAGTGCGCTGACCGTCTCGTCGTACCAGAGGGACTCCGCACCCAGGCGATGAAGCCCCAGGCCGAAGGCCAGCAGCAACGCGGCCAGGGTAAGGGCCCGGTGGTAGCGCCGGATATCCAGGCGGGTTTGGGGCGATGGACGGGTGATGGCGTTCACCGGGCAGATGCTATCACAGGTAGCGGAGGCCGCGCAAAGGCGGAGGTCA encodes:
- a CDS encoding SPFH domain-containing protein — encoded protein: MSNSTRLSLPMRPIVLALLAIIVLLLIFSFSSQFFYFFERVDEREVGVQFVSGRIKDVVGPGVYSDFGLFVELKRVSSQAIPFSVGDEELITRDKQRIGLMVTGDVFRPRLEEKDLLKSLWAEYSELYLSDDAARVRIEDRAKQAMKVCVGNRNFDDAVIGTARDELRECIDDELNKLAQNYGLRVDNVAVPEVILSPEVQARLDEIVQSRLQTEKAAQDKLKAEAEAAAEQARQEGEIRIQQSRIQEEARQQKTLAELEQQKIAAQRAVIEAERANELARVEAERAIIQAEKENELLAAQLDLEIQSARARAATEKAKAEIAVQLALAELYAANPGYLQLMMVQANASALQPSDKIIFTPEGTIPTLVLPGPGIVPTIETGTADAAQTTP
- the pyrC gene encoding dihydroorotase; this encodes MAIERLPGLVDAHVHLREPGYEHKEDFYTGTAAALAGGVTTVLDMPNTNPPTSTPERLAEKARLAQAKAVCDVGLFVGATRTEGDAYLPAAHRACGLKIYVNDTFGSLRIDTLDLLHRLFRTWAERAAQIGYRSPENPHGLGPVAVHAEELMVPACLALSQLYDVPLHVVHVSRRSEIETIRRAKERGVQVTCEATPHHLFLSMEDLPRLGSLGDMRPRLATPDDVAALWEHLAAIDIFATDHAPHTLAEKGLQGQPVESPPPGVPGVETMLPLLLTAVHAGRLTLEDVVQRCVTAPRRIYGLPEQPDTVVEVDVDAHYTLENQAMHTRVGWTPFAGMPVYGRVQRVILRGRTVYEEGRVLAEPGSGRVLFQPT
- the pyrB gene encoding aspartate carbamoyltransferase; protein product: MVDSNAKVTLKDVGQQPGHNRDNGFYGQDIISVSQFDRTRLEYIFNVAHEMRVLVERFGSADLLQGKILANLFYEPSTRTSSSFMAAMLRLGGQVIPINNVQYSSVTKGESLPDTVRTLECYADVIVLRHPEVGSAATAARYASKPVINAGDGVGEHPTQALLDHFTIVEELGGVDGLKVAMVGDLKYGRTVHSLTKLLTNYDVEFVFVSPDILRMPEDVLDVVRASGHRFTVTEDVHDVIGEVDVLYVTRVQKERFSDLAEYDRVKDQYVVDPELMQRAKERMIVMHPLPRVNEISYAVDDDPRAAYFRQMRNGMYIRMALLAAVLGRA
- a CDS encoding glycosyltransferase family 39 protein, whose protein sequence is MNAITRPSPQTRLDIRRYHRALTLAALLLAFGLGLHRLGAESLWYDETVSALLAAKPIPAMLAHTAGDIHPPGYYLLLHLWLQVAGGASPTGLPPTGLEFILAWPSLWFGLLTVALLYPIGRRLLDHNQRPSAALLGMGLAAIHPFQIWYSQEVRMYTLGSSLGLVCLWALLQALAIGAPAGTRPAQHRWLAVYAGAAALGLYTLYYFAFALAALNLIAMMWLVGRGRPLRRDLGRWLAAQAAALLLWLPWLPIFVRQALEPPVPPWRPPWQGAADVAASLAEALGALVVGQSPPAGRYGPWALAAILLLLAYFGYTKKSWGRPGRVAENPPAWILPAYVLVPPTLILLISLTVTPLYHVRYLFTYAPPFALMAAAAILALGRRSQLLETTVAALLVVASGWSLHQFWQNPRYHSDDHRQAVADLAQAWRPGDVILVNAGWAYTALTTYWPAQWTDPAHSLPPPLGPLQRLTDYAKGVPPRPERRQTVPLVRTGSVDGSPQLGWGSPTSDFFAMDAQETEAALEQLASHYRRIWHYRIYDTVSDPNGLIRTWLADHGRLLLDQAYPGRDYLRLQLFETEGTAAPTDPAIADGVTFGDPLRLIQHWQPQEQAAGSWLYVALDWARTTEPPGDLAMSLRLYDAQDELWAQQDQGPLPPVAEWPATGQIQVLGLPIPLALRPGTYRLELVVYRRENGEPLAVPEGERSRFGQRWLLGQVTVTPPPEALPLPAAWPRLARFDYIDLLQASVQTPTPAPGAAVTLDLIWRPNPSPYQDTYAAVLSLQDGQGRLRQQWREPLGGDSYPSGAWPAGVPVWDRLHLPLAPDLPPGRYRLVVGLVRTSDGLAIPARRPWRPWPVDGVEIGEIAIPRP